One part of the Pseudoliparis swirei isolate HS2019 ecotype Mariana Trench chromosome 6, NWPU_hadal_v1, whole genome shotgun sequence genome encodes these proteins:
- the prr33 gene encoding mucin-2 gives MAVAYGALAQPGLLFQHYPPPLLPKPGKDNVRLRKLLKRTAKKKASAQVLQPAALFRSSLSPVNEASPDFELSDRSTPPKTPEAPLGLHGVRQPLRFSVRLLYQHVASPYPQRVRFSPQTVVIPECSYSQHVTAVTSYSEPTHLPGNAPAPGPVAELAVPKISVPVSIVHEATAPAAAGETPKTKGPGPTSYPATGGRAVIHHLVVLTAHGKSKSPRPTFRAKERSRSPRPMFDVPQIRMYTASTSFYESSRTPPVYDTAGLTAIGSTALQEIKLDWASGFGRGMTPTDQLPLMDTEAQRKTPTSGINTIITTTIEVRRVTPTVEIKRAITPTVEIKRAITPTVEIKRAINPTAEIKRATPTIEIKGATPTIEIKRATPTAEIKSATPTIEIKRATPTAEIRRVKTPTFEFQTLRALAGRPRTPAYQLSRATTPVFEVSKPNPLLFAVSPITVEPERSRTPKAVPAVGGFSASQSVKTVEPKPTETMPNGYIRSEIPPAVKPIQQTITKSKSEPDLTRGTSPAGSQRPKTPTSELKTPVVTSDRNPRPKTPTYEASRLMNTSPGFKRPKTPTYGTSSLGVSPVAFQRPKTPTQVAQKSKSGYRGLTPAEYAAHGGIRTYSPAFGISGAKEEVQDAQEESAECKTTIQEPTVKTSEVSKPKETPKDVDTLRVAIAPPIPTIIVSQAPDTSGTTSTQETSTASCRVAEKQEKTLIRETPKATPPPAEGKSLERQKAGTQVQEVAKPEAKPSEAKHPPAKRGDQDPLRAVRKLLGKDKVQESGPETKAAALPVTTSAVESRGSEDKEKKVESTEKREGDESLPAEPLLKVTQKPKGLKSKVSGWSRLKKHMVVEQEVPRFPEIGPQKEAPVPDRSEVQRAAEKAADGAGARDENQTKDAPVAAKMWNAVLFQMFSTKENIMHQIEMNKSEGAKEAKEEGQKHESKEIPSFAHRLPVLLFSPKFDAKRLKEAASRPVTKISTVFEMGLIGRKGKEEEPKDFNRTARGFAAI, from the coding sequence ATGGCTGTCGCATACGGTGCCCTCGCCCAGCCGGGCCTGCTCTTCCAGCATTACCCCCCACCCCTGCTGCCAAAGCCCGGAAAGGACAATGTCCGGCTCCGGAAGCTCCTCAAGAGGACCGCCAAGAAGAAGGCCTCCGCTCAGGTGCTGCAGCCCGCCGCGCTTTTCCGCTCCAGCCTTTCCCCCGTGAACGAAGCGAGCCCCGACTTCGAGCTCAGCGACCGCTCCACGCCGCCCAAGACGCCGGAGGCGCCGCTCGGCCTCCACGGCGTCCGGCAGCCTCTGCGGTTCTCCGTCCGGCTGCTGTACCAGCACGTGGCGTCGCCGTACCCGCAGCGGGTGAGGTTCTCGCCTCAGACGGTGGTGATCCCGGAGTGCTCGTACTCGCAGCACGTTACAGCAGTTACCTCATATTCTGAACCGACCCACCTTCCTGGAAATGCACCGGCTCCGGGGCCGGTTGCAGAGTTGGCGGTGCCTAAAATATCTGTGCCGGTCTCTATTGTGCATGAAGCAACAGCACCAGCTGCAGCCGGAGAAACCCCAAAGACAAAAGGTCCGGGTCCGACTTCTTATCCAGCAACTGGGGGTCGAGCTGTGATTCATCATCTGGTTGTGTTGACGGCACATGGCAAATCCAAAAGTCCACGTCCGACTTTCAGAGCAAAGGAACGTTCAAGATCGCCCAGACCGATGTTCGATGTTCCTCAAATCAGAATGTACACGGCGAGCACGTCGTTCTACGAGTCGTCCAGGACCCCGCCGGTGTACGACACGGCTGGATTAACTGCTATTGGCAGCACAGCGCTTCAAGAAATAAAACTCGATTGGGCTTCAGGGTTCGGAAGAGGTATGACACCGACAGATCAGCTTCCTTTGATGGACACGGAAGCCCAGAGGAAAACACCAACTTCAGGGATAAATACAATCATAACCACAACAATTGAAGTCAGAAGAGTTACTCCAACAGTTGAAATCAAGAGAGCTATTACTCCAACAGTTGAAATCAAGAGAGCTATTACTCCAACAGTTGAAATCAAGAGAGCTATTAACCCAACAGCTGAAATCAAGAGAGCTACCCCAACAATTGAAATCAAGGGAGCTACCCCAACAATTGAAATCAAGAGAGCTACCCCAACAGCTGAAATCAAGAGCGCTACTCCAACAATTGAAATCAAGAGAGCTACCCCAACAGCTGAAATTAGAAGAGTCAAAACACCAACTTTTGAGTTTCAAACATTACGAGCATTAGCAGGGCGGCCCAGAACCCCGGCATACCAATTGTCTCGTGCTACAACGCCCGTCTTTGAAGTCTCGAAACCCAATCCTCTCTTGTTTGCGGTGTCGCCAATCACAGTAGAACCAGAGAGGTCAAGAACGCCCAAAGCGGTCCCTGCTGTGGGCGGTTTTTCTGCTTCCCAAAGTGTCAAGACTGTTGAACCTAAGCCTACTGAAACTATGCCGAATGGGTACATTCGTTCAGAAATCCCTCCTGCTGTAAAACCAATCCAACAAACCATCACAAAGTCGAAATCAGAGCCCGATCTGACGAGAGGAACTTCTCCAGCTGGCTCTCAAAGACCTAAAACTCCAACTTCTGAGCTGAAAACACCGGTAGTGACTTCTGACAGAAATCCGAGGCCCAAGACTCCAACATACGAAGCATCCCGACTTATGAACACGTCACCTGGCTTTAAAAGACCGAAGACACCAACATACGGGACATCTTCTCTAGGTGTATCCCCCGTGGCCTTTCAGAGACCTAAAACCCCAACCCAAGTGGCTCAAAAGTCAAAGTCCGGCTACCGGGGATTGACGCCGGCCGAATATGCGGCGCACGGCGGAATAAGAACTTACTCTCCAGCATTTGGTATCTCTGGTGCCAAGGAGGAGGTTCAAGATGCACAAGAGGAATCGGCAGAATGTAAGACGACTATCCAAGAACCAACCGTGAAGACGTCCGAGGTGTCCAAACCCAAAGAAACCCCCAAAGATGTAGACACACTCCGTGTGGCCATCGCCCCTCCGATCCCCACTATCATTGTTTCACAAGCTCCGGACACCTCAGGAACCACGTCAACACAAGAGACCAGTACGGCATCCTGTAGGGTGgcagaaaaacaagaaaaaacgcTGATTCGAGAAACACCGAAGGCGACGCCTCCACCGGCGGAGGGGAAATCTCTTGAGAGACAAAAAGCAGGAACACAAGTTCAAGAAGTCGCCAAACCAGAGGCGAAACCTTCGGAAGCCAAACATCCTCCGGCCAAAAGGGGTGACCAGGATCCTCTGAGGGCAGTGAGAAAGCTTTTAGGCAAAGATAAAGTCCAGGAATCTGGACCTGAGACAAAAGCGGCCGCTCTTCCTGTCACAACGTCTGCAGTTGAGTcaagaggaagtgaagacaaagaaaagaaagtagaATCAACAGAGAAAAGGGAAGGAGATGAATCCCTCCCGGCCGAGCCCCTTCTCAAGGTCACACAAAAGCCAAAGGGCTTGAAATCCAAAGTGAGCGGTTGGTCCCGACTCAAGAAGCACATGGTTGTAGAGCAGGAGGTGCCCAGATTTCCGGAGATAGGCCCCCAGAAGGAGGCCCCCGTGCCGGACCGGAGCGAGGTGCAGAGGGCCGCCGAGAAGGCCGCCGACGGGGCAGGCGCTCGGGACGAGAACCAAACCAAAGACGCTCCCGTGGCAGCGAAGATGTGGAACGCCGTCCTCTTCCAGATGTTCTCCACCAAAGAGAACATCATGCACCAGATCGAGATGAACAAGAGCGAGGGGGCGAAGGAGGCGAAGGAGGAGGGGCAGAAGCACGAGTCGAAAGAGATCCCCTCGTTCGCCCACCGGCTGCCCGTCCTGCTCTTCAGTCCAAAGTTTGACGCTAAAAGGCTGAAAGAGGCGGCGTCGAGGCCGGTGACGAAAATCTCCACTGTTTTTGAAATGGGTCTGATTGGGCGCAAAggtaaagaggaggagccaAAAGACTTTAATAGAACAGCGAGGGGGTTTGCAGCTATATAa